From Calothrix sp. PCC 6303, a single genomic window includes:
- a CDS encoding M20/M25/M40 family metallo-hydrolase, which yields MKKWFWLVLLIFVALGVVGVKTFFVKTPASVIDTIKVDDSLPIVPNPAKTDDTLRVSADRLFSHIQKLDFERYSDGERSRTRNYITNELKKNGWKPQLQRFSEGVNVFAQRQGTNKAAGAILVAAHYDTVMRSPGADDNGSGVSVALELARIFASHPTPRTLQLAFFDKEEAGLLGSRAFVAKSGKLQGLEGAIVMDMVGYACYTEGCQKYPAALPVTPPNKLGNFLVVIGDTEHLPLLNAFSHPVDTDTYLPSVLPLPIPMKGLLAPDTLRSDHAPFWYQGIGAVLVTDTANLRTPHYHQPSDKPASIDRKFFTGAAQIIVNTTQDLLENTTSLNTSDIQQF from the coding sequence TGAAAACTCCAGCATCGGTGATTGACACAATTAAAGTTGATGATTCTTTACCCATTGTTCCAAATCCTGCCAAAACTGATGATACTTTGCGGGTTTCGGCTGATAGGTTATTTAGTCATATTCAAAAGCTTGATTTTGAGCGCTATAGTGATGGAGAGCGATCGCGTACTCGAAACTATATCACTAATGAACTGAAAAAAAATGGCTGGAAACCACAGCTACAAAGGTTTTCTGAAGGTGTAAATGTTTTTGCCCAACGTCAGGGAACTAACAAGGCAGCAGGAGCGATTCTTGTAGCCGCCCACTATGATACAGTTATGCGATCGCCTGGTGCTGATGATAATGGTAGTGGAGTTTCTGTCGCGTTGGAATTAGCCAGAATTTTCGCTTCCCATCCCACACCTCGCACTCTCCAATTAGCTTTTTTTGACAAGGAAGAAGCTGGACTTTTGGGAAGTCGCGCATTTGTAGCCAAATCTGGAAAACTTCAGGGCTTGGAAGGTGCTATTGTAATGGATATGGTGGGTTATGCTTGCTATACAGAAGGATGCCAAAAGTATCCCGCTGCTTTACCTGTAACTCCCCCCAATAAACTTGGTAATTTTCTGGTTGTCATAGGTGATACTGAGCATTTACCTTTACTCAATGCCTTTTCTCACCCTGTAGATACTGATACTTATTTGCCTTCAGTATTACCTTTACCCATACCGATGAAAGGCTTACTGGCACCCGATACCCTCCGTAGTGATCATGCTCCATTCTGGTATCAAGGAATCGGTGCAGTGTTAGTTACAGATACCGCAAATCTCCGTACACCCCATTACCATCAACCAAGTGATAAACCTGCATCTATAGATAGGAAGTTTTTCACGGGTGCGGCACAAATTATTGTTAATACAACCCAAGATTTATTGGAAAACACTACTAGTTTGAATACATCAGATATTCAGCAATTCTAA